The following are encoded together in the Gadus chalcogrammus isolate NIFS_2021 chromosome 2, NIFS_Gcha_1.0, whole genome shotgun sequence genome:
- the LOC130402587 gene encoding apoptosis regulator BAX-like, with product MDGGGDEISDERIAEACLRGVMEEELREGHLDVEAPALPPGPEPQSEAERDLMDELGRRVRQQSSLLKGNQELQDSIDGVIRMPGSMMDKFSQLAGKVFKNGVTWDKIISLFYVAGRMAIKVMEDNLPLLVIEIFKIALNYFKEKLLGWVGSHGGWVGYYWAGSVAMEDG from the exons ATGGACGGTGGCGGAGATGAAATATCAG aTGAACGGATAGCGGAGGCTTGTCTCAGAGG GgtcatggaggaggagctgagggagggCCACCTGGACGTCGAGGCTCCGGCGCTGCCACCGGGCCCCGAGCCGCAGAGTGAGGCGGAGAGAGATTTGATGGATGAGTTGGGCCGAAGGGTTCGCCAACAGAGCTCCCTTCTCAAAGGCAACCAAGAGTTACAAGA CTCCATCGATGGGGTGATTCGAATGCCAGGTTCAATGATGGACAAGTTCTCACAGCTGGCAGGCAAAGTGTTTAAGAATGGAGTGACCTGGGATAAAATCATATCGCTGTTCTATGTTGCCGGAAGGATGGCAATAaag GTGATGGAAGATAATCTGCCTCTACTGGTGATTGAGATCTTCAAGATAGCGTTGAATTACTTCAAGGAGAAACTACTGGGCTGGGTCGGTAGCCATGGAGGATGGGTAGGTTACTACTGGGCTGGGTCGGTAGCCATGGAGGATGGGTAG